Proteins from a genomic interval of Cyprinus carpio isolate SPL01 chromosome A21, ASM1834038v1, whole genome shotgun sequence:
- the LOC109046114 gene encoding ras-related protein Rab-24-like, producing MTAMRVDAKVVMLGKESVGKTSLVERYVHHRFLVGPYQNTIGAAFVAKALNVGDKVVTLGIWDTAGSERYEAMSRIYYRGARAAIVCYDLTDSSSFGRARFWVKELQNCEEHCKIYLCGTKSDLIEAHRSMRQVDYHDVQDFADEIGAQHFETSSKTGKNVDEVFQKVAEDFSSCDLEFMQEEKGVDLGQKKDSYFDNCCHN from the exons ATGACTGCCATGCGAGTGGATGCTAAGGTGGTCATGCTTGGCAAAGAGAGTGTGGGTAAAACCAGTCTGGTGGAGAGATACGTACATCACCGGTTTCTTGTGGGACcttatcaaaat ACTATAGGGGCTGCATTTGTTGCGAAAGCCCTCAATGTTGGTGACAAGGTTGTTACTCTGGGAATATGG GACACTGCTGGGTCTGAACGCTATGAAGCTATGAGCAGAATCTATTACAGAGGAGCCCGTGCTGCCATTGTCTGCTATG ACTTAACTGACAGCAGCAGTTTCGGAAGGGCCAGGTTCTGGGTGAAGGAGTTACAGAACTGTGAAGAG cactGCAAGATATATTTGTGTGGCACCAAGAGTGACCTCATTGAAGCCCATCGAAGTATGCGCCAAGTAGACTACCATGATGTTCAAGACTTTGCTGATG AAATAGGTGCGCAACATTTCGAGACCTCCAGCAAAACTGGAAAAAATGTTG aTGAGGTGTTTCAGAAAGTGGCTGAAGATTTCAGTAGCTGTGATTTAGAGTTCATGCAAG AGGAGAAGGGAGTGGATCTTGGGCAAAAgaaggactcttattttgacaaCTGCTGCCATAACTGA